From Quercus robur chromosome 8, dhQueRobu3.1, whole genome shotgun sequence:
AGCATGTCTTTCTGAATCTGTCATGCCATTTGCTTAAACTCGTTCTACATATGTACAACAGAGCATAGATGGTAAAAACATTGTTACAGGGAAACCTATTGATAGTAGCTGCCCAAATAAAGACAGATCATTATTAAATCAAAGAATAAATTCACTGTATCAGTTTAATGGTTGAAGTCTGTATATAGTTTTATAGGTGGAGTAGAGTTAGTGTTCTATACATCAGCTTTGTCAAGGGCTCAGctttttaaattcaatatgTTCTGGGAAAAGAGCAGTAAAATAGAATAGCTAAAGTTCATGAAATGAAGATGATATTTCCTTCGCTTTATCTACTCAGTGGGAAACTGGTCTGGCTAACTTTGTTGCTTTCTTGTCCATAATTGATCGGGCCTTGCTATGAAGGAGCTAGCCCAAATATTAGTAGCACACTTGTTGGGGTTTTCAAGGACATGTGTGTCCGTGTCTGTGTCCacttattcatttattttattttatttctttttttggggggggggggggggggggggggggtggtggggggggCTGTATTATAATCCTTGCCTCACCTTGGCTGTAACCTGCAATTATAGAAAAGTTGGTTATCTTGTCTAGGGTGTAGAATACAGCTCGGAGGGACATTGCAGTTGTTGGGAGTAGCTCTTGATCGTTTAAGCTTATGATTGTTATTCTTTAGAAAGCTCTTTCTTTTGATATTTGCTCGGAGTTCATATAGGATCTACTTAAAGTCAGAGTTTGTCACCGCCAGTCTGccacccattttttattttcacatcTTAAATATCTGAGAATCCTATTAGAATGAGATCCTTTATACAATGATGATGCTAGAGTAACACTATCcatgatttaaaaattatatttttacagaaaaataatttagaagtaGATATttgtccaaaaataaataaataatttataagtAGATCTAAACTTGTTTAATCATAAACAAACTCTGTGATGACCATCCAAGTCTAGAAGTTCTGTGTTCACTGAAATCAAATCAACAGAACCCTTCTTGGCTGGGAACTTACATGcctttgttaatttatttagttgttAGAACCATGAGGTTTGGACATTTTGTTTGGGGAACCTGTTGGCCTATATAACAGATGAAAATGGTATCAGTATCTGCTTTTGTGGTGAGAAGCTTCAACAATGACTATAAATGTCTGACACAGAGGCAAGATGTTTGAAAGGTTGACAGGAAAATAGCTGCTTTGTTGACATATAGGCCATATGGGAAAGTTCCTGtaatgaaatattttcaaagGATTTTTTGTGTTATATTGTATAAATTAGTAATATAGTATAACTTTGACATAAGTAATTTCTTATTTGtcattatgatttttctttttttgtcttttcattttttttcctgctgATTTTACGtgtatttcttctctttttaggTGGCTTCCAGAGGGAATGGTGCAACTACTGTCTTTGCTTCAATGTTCTTTGCTTCTAAGGTGACtactttatttttagtttttgcacTGCCTTCTGGTTTTACTTATGCAAGTGTACTATGGACATCTTTACAGTTCTGGTGTCCTTAATGTAggttttgataatattttaatgttcAACTCATCAGGTTGGCATCCCTGTATTCGTCACTGGGGGGATTGGAGGAGTACATAGACATGGCGAGCACAGTAAGTTTACCTCTATGAATATCATGATGTTAGAAATAGGTGGTGTGCAATTTAATATATATGCAGTTACCAGTTTATCTTACCACTTATTCTCTAGAggtagatttcatttttattttgcattttgcgtttgcaaaaaataaaataaaagagaatgaaCTTTTCCCCCCAACAAACATAAGAGAATAGACCTATGATGGAAAGATGTGAATAGCCACATCTCCTCCAACAATGGATTGTGAGATGGCGTTGCATTACTGAGTCATGGTAATGATATTTCTAGTACctattaattattcaagttaATAAACTTACATACAAATTATACAAGTTGCTAAATGAATTTTCAAGAATGAGGTAGTTGttccaaaaaatttcaagttcttTATTGATTGATTGGAATTTAATAATCTGTGAATTAATATTGATGGCGGGATGCATATTCATTATTGTTCCTTTGCAACGATGGACATATCATCTGATCTTACTGAGCTTGGAAGGACCCCAATAGCAGTTGTCTCTGCTAGTGTCAAATCAATATTAGATATTCCCAGGACCCTGGAATATTTggtatttattatatttatgagtAACAGAGATTCAGATTATGActtataaattattgtttaaaaaaaaaaattaatcttacaTTTATCTCTGTCATTATAGGGAACACAGGGAGTTTGCGTTGCTGCCTACAAAACCAATGAGTTTCCAGCATTTTTTACGGAAACAAGTGGCTGCAAGGTATTGATGTTGAACTCTATTTCCGTGCAATGTTTCTTAGAGTTACATCGATCTTTATTCAATAagcaaaattttttgatttaaaaactttttgagtcCACAAAATTTGCCGAGGTCATTGTTGTCTCAACTCTGAACTATAATTTCCAAAATTTCTTTATGGCCGTTAGAAGTTGACATTGGACCCATTCATGTGGTGTTGTGTTCTGGGCCTTCTAGCACATGAACAGCTGAACCTCTTTGATATGTAGTAGCAAAGGGATTACATTTATATACATCCCTTGCCTTTTCATGTTGTTAGGATCTTTAGATCATTGGCTAATTGCAGGACAATTTTCCATGTACTTTTTTTATCAATCGATTTGTATTTCAATACTTGAAATGAGGTGTCTTTTGTATTGGGTGCAAGAGGGTTCAAGCTGAAGTTAAAAGTGCATACCAAAGAATTTCGGTTGAACAAAAATTGGAGGGTCAGCCAAACCTGTCTGGCAAAATCAGTTTTTGAAAATCTGTTGGAAGAGCAAATTTGTCTTACACTTTACAAAGTGTCAAGCAAAAATGCCTGAACCTGAGAGAAATTAGTTACAAATTTCTCTGCTGTTCTAGCCCTTTGCCCATCTATATAACCCTCACTTCAACTAAATTTGTAGCTTGAATACCATATTGAAGAGCTATATAGAGACCAAAATCCCTAGAGCTAAAACCTTCTCATTCTCTCTATCTTCTCCCTCTCAAATTGCCAAATCCTATGAGAGGTGATTAAATCCTTCACACCTATTATCAGCTGAGTATTGTATGTGTTGTTTGGAGCCCTGGAGTAATTCCATAATCCAAGGAGACTTGGTTGCTTGCAGTTGGCAGCTCAGCTTGCGAATCTAGTAGCTAGATTGAATATACTTGTGCTTTTCCggcaaacaaaaattcaaagcaGTTATGATTTGGGAAGGAAAAAACAATTGTTAAGTTTTCTTACCTTACGTGTTTTGGACTTGTAATAGCCTTATCATGCAATTTTGTAGAATGTGCTAATACGTTTGTGTTAGTTATGCtcttaagcatttgacattttAAGGTCGGTAACTTTTCTTCGCTAATGGTTTTATCTCGCACAGAAGAAGAGAATGGAGAAACCTAATCTAGACGAATTGTACCACGTATTTACCAACCGTGCAGTCAAATTCATCGACTACGGCATGATGGGTGATGGTTCCAAGTCTGAAAGCTGGAAAGAATTCAAGAGAAGTTGTTTAGGGAATTTCGCGAAGAATTTGGTGAGGAAGAGCCTGGGCGAAGGTGTAATGTTCCCTCCAAATCAACTACTTCCTCTTTTTATTGTAGGTTAAAGCTTAGTCATtgcttttcttattcttttttattgcaATATTACTGTgactttttttattacaatattataaTACAACAACTGTGGAATTTGGATGAGTATGATCTTGtatacaaaaaatacaaattgtgCAATTTGGATAAGTATCacgtattaattaattatattgcaGTGACCTCTATTTCGAAGCATACAATATATAGGCAAAGGAGAGTAATTGACCATTATATACATATTACTAATAGAtttgtaagaaaaaattaaaaataaaaaataaattgccacagattgagaaaaatggaacaattattttttttttttttttgataagtaagaaagatatatattaaaagctaCCTCATGAAAACACAAGGCAGAACAGAAAATATAgagaaggaaacaaacaaaaaagagagaagaaaaagaaaaaaagaagaaaacaaacgGAGACAACAAAGAGCATATTAATTACAGAGAAGAGAACTAAGGAACATAGGGatagaatcactagaggtgagtcggcaagccctagaccaatcaaaaagagagcCACTAAAATAAGCGAGCAACTGGTCATCGGACTTGTCCCTATCCTCAAAAGTACGCCAATTAtgctccctccaaatacaccacaatAGGCACACCGGAAGTAGATAAAAATGGAACAATTATTACTAAAGAATACACTAACTTTTACTGGTAAAAACCTAAAACGCgggggttttatttatttaaatttttttcctttaaagataaaattgtaaaatcatGGAGAAAATTGCTTCTTAATAATAGGcaaaattttaggaataaaaatacCGGGTAAAAacgtttttttttcctcttctctttaaagttataattataaaatcataGCCAAAATGGCTTCTAAATAATAGGCAAACTTTTAGGAATAAAATTACCTAAACatgggtttttaaatttttatttttttgcttgaaattgtaaaaaaattatcaaagcaACGTTCAAGGATCACAATTGATTAACtgaaacaataaaagtaatgcatttatttttcaccaAAACTCTATTGGATATTGTTATCCTTAAACATAGCAATTTATCCTTAACAATATTGCACAATCCAAAATCCTGAATCTCAACCGTGGAACATaataagaaaagttaaaaaagaaatgtaaaacaaaaagataatttAGGATTCTAAAAtcctaaaacatttttttattttttataatgggAAACTGTGCTGGTTAGTAGGCCATTAGTAGAGAATCtgaaatcctaaaatttaggattcgTTTGTGGcttgaattgtaaaaaataaaaaaaataaatacaaaaatactacaaaatttTAGGCTTCCAGATATTGTATCTTAGGTGTTATTCCTTAggttattttcttaaaattcagtcatgTGGTTACTTAAATCAAAAATACTACCCTCTGACCACGCGCTCATgagcgtgctcagaggctcttaaattttttttgggtaaaagttaataatatgcataaattataatttgggattaatatattttcaaatcacaaaaaaaacctaggggtgtgatgagtgttaaGTGTTtgtggtaaaataattttttcttcacacCCAGaggttttttttgttcattggaaaatatattaatcccaagttttttttttttttgcatattattaacttttaccgaaaaaaatagaatagctCACGcgtgtgcttagaggctagtttGAATTATATCACAGTTCATTAGTGGTgattaatttcattttgttaAGATTGTAAAATCACTGATAGCGTGCGACATCTATAACGTAATCttttatgacaaaaataaaatttatcttcttcttattgaatttaaaaatatttataaaataaattattgaagttttaaaatttatgcTCTACTCTTATTTAAGTTAGACTCTTTTTATCCCCTTTCATCTCTGCGTAGAGAATATTGTACCTCTGTAAGGGCTTATGTGCAGTACAACTTCCTAGATGAGAGACTTGTCAATTGATTGGATTAGAGGATGTCTTTAATTTTGTAATCTTCATTTGTGTACGAGATCACTAACATAATTGGTGTATGTGCTACAGTGGCTATTGCTTATTACTTTCTTGGTAACATAATTTTTATCCCATACTTATTGCATTATtatgtaataactaaattattttgatttttcttatttcatgGAAGACCTATtgcataaatttgttttaaactttATTCCTTTAACTTCCCAAATGCAGGTCCTTTATGGGCTAGAATCTGCAGGTTTGTTATGGGCTGGACTATGCAGGtcctttaaattttatcaaatttttcctGGTCGATGCATCTTCTGGCTCTCATGCATACGGTGCTGAAGCAAATGCATCTTCTGCGTCGAATGTTGACGAGCTTCATCAAGAAATCTCAGTTCGTTCAGCAATAGTCATAATTCCATTGATTATTGTGtggacacacacacatattccttggagtattttcaagaaaatccaaaGAGGATGTACAAGAGAAGAAGATGTTGCTGGAAAAGCTACAAGTCAGAATGAATGAAGCAGAAGCAAAGGC
This genomic window contains:
- the LOC126694904 gene encoding pseudouridine-5'-phosphate glycosidase-like isoform X2; translation: MQPLKEQLTNTMNHLDTIFETHVNGGKEEGFIHGEFMPVGADGRIVLSFNLLTLTHMIGFMIGMPYPLNLETAKDVEAIVRTNGAVPATIAILDGIPCVASRGNGATTVFASMFFASKVGIPVFVTGGIGGVHRHGEHTMDISSDLTELGRTPIAVVSASVKSILDIPRTLEYLGTQGVCVAAYKTNEFPAFFTETSGCKKKRMEKPNLDELYHVFTNRAVKFIDYGMMGDGSKSESWKEFKRSCLGNFAKNLVRKSLGEGVMFPPNQLLPLFIVG